A single Micromonospora sp. CCTCC AA 2012012 DNA region contains:
- a CDS encoding class E sortase, whose amino-acid sequence MPTAIIPAVGGRPGRAADAPRPGSPADSRPLPPDVDQGRSADPAATALIPAVTGRRPAAAPTMDSTALMGAVPPVPDTGEPADAQGDSPAEPPRPRRGERVVQLRPEQTGEGYKSVYSELTRPSLASRLRTGIRVAGEVLITFGLVVLLFAGYEIWGKSVIVDARQDDLNSQLTQAWAPDPTVGPTGPTKKPGPPVEGKPIAGLYIPKLDKHWIVVEGVTPKDIRYAPGHYPKSALPGEVGNFAVAGHRIQATFWRLDELNSGDNIVVEGKTEWYVYKVYQSHIVKPYQVEAVAPVPMKPGVKPTEKLLTLTTCNPKFDNYQRLIIHARLDHVQAKSAGPPAELEG is encoded by the coding sequence GTGCCGACCGCGATCATTCCCGCGGTGGGTGGCCGTCCGGGCCGCGCCGCCGACGCCCCGCGGCCCGGCTCACCCGCCGACAGCCGTCCGCTGCCGCCCGACGTCGACCAGGGACGGTCCGCGGACCCGGCCGCCACCGCGCTGATCCCGGCGGTCACGGGTCGACGACCGGCCGCCGCCCCGACGATGGACTCGACCGCCCTGATGGGGGCCGTACCACCGGTGCCGGACACCGGGGAGCCGGCCGACGCGCAGGGCGACAGCCCGGCCGAACCACCCCGCCCACGCCGGGGCGAACGGGTCGTGCAGCTGCGGCCCGAGCAGACCGGCGAGGGGTACAAGAGCGTCTACTCGGAGCTGACCCGGCCCTCGCTGGCGTCCCGACTGCGGACCGGCATCCGGGTGGCCGGCGAGGTGCTGATCACCTTCGGCCTGGTCGTGCTGCTCTTCGCCGGCTACGAGATCTGGGGCAAGTCGGTCATCGTCGACGCCCGCCAGGACGACCTGAACAGCCAGCTCACCCAGGCCTGGGCACCCGACCCCACCGTCGGACCGACGGGACCCACCAAGAAGCCCGGCCCCCCGGTGGAGGGCAAGCCGATCGCCGGGCTCTACATCCCCAAGTTGGACAAGCACTGGATCGTGGTCGAGGGGGTCACCCCCAAGGACATCCGGTACGCCCCCGGCCACTACCCGAAGAGCGCACTCCCCGGCGAGGTCGGCAACTTCGCCGTCGCCGGGCACCGCATCCAGGCCACCTTCTGGCGGCTGGACGAGCTGAACAGCGGCGACAACATCGTCGTCGAGGGCAAGACCGAGTGGTACGTCTACAAGGTCTACCAGAGCCACATCGTGAAGCCGTACCAGGTCGAGGCGGTGGCACCGGTGCCGATGAAGCCCGGCGTGAAGCCGACCGAGAAGCTGCTCACCCTGACCACCTGCAACCCGAAGTTCGACAACTACCAGCGCCTGATCATCCATGCCCGGCTGGACCACGTACAGGCCAAGTCGGCGGGTCCTCCGGCGGAGCTGGAAGGCTGA
- a CDS encoding aminodeoxychorismate/anthranilate synthase component II, translating to MRVLVIDNYDSFVFNLVQYLGQLGVDCEVRRNDEIDVAEVGRVGADGVLLSPGPGSPDRAGICLDVIREYAGKLPLFGVCLGHQAIGEAFGGTVTRAPELLHGKTSEVRHHGVGVLAGLPDPFTATRYHSLAVLPETLPAELEVTGWTESGVVMAMRHRTLPIEGVQFHPESVLTEGGHLMLANWLAACGFTEALERAPELAAEVDARRRAAFATT from the coding sequence ATGCGCGTCCTGGTGATCGACAACTACGACTCGTTCGTCTTCAATCTGGTGCAGTACCTGGGCCAGCTCGGCGTGGACTGCGAGGTGCGCCGCAACGACGAGATCGACGTGGCGGAGGTCGGCCGGGTCGGCGCTGACGGCGTCCTGCTCTCGCCCGGGCCGGGCAGCCCCGACCGCGCCGGCATCTGTCTCGACGTGATCCGGGAGTACGCCGGGAAGCTGCCCCTGTTCGGGGTCTGCCTCGGTCACCAGGCCATCGGCGAGGCGTTCGGCGGCACCGTCACCCGGGCGCCCGAGCTGCTGCACGGCAAGACCTCCGAGGTACGCCACCACGGCGTCGGCGTGCTCGCCGGCCTGCCCGACCCGTTCACCGCCACCCGCTACCACTCGCTCGCCGTACTGCCCGAGACGCTGCCGGCGGAGCTGGAGGTGACCGGCTGGACCGAATCGGGTGTGGTGATGGCGATGCGGCACCGGACGCTGCCCATCGAGGGCGTCCAGTTCCACCCGGAGTCCGTGCTGACCGAGGGCGGTCACCTGATGCTGGCGAACTGGCTGGCGGCGTGTGGCTTCACCGAGGCGCTGGAGCGCGCCCCGGAGCTGGCCGCCGAGGTGGACGCCCGCCGCCGCGCCGCCTTCGCCACCACCTGA
- the pknB gene encoding Stk1 family PASTA domain-containing Ser/Thr kinase, with the protein MTAQARLLGGRYQVGELLGYGGMAEVHRGRDLRLGRDVAIKMLRADLARDATFQMRFRREAQNAASLNHPAIVAVYDTGEETGPTGETLPFIVMEFVNGRTLKEVLGAEGRLQPRRALEICADMCAALEFSHRHGIIHRDIKPGNVMLTQTGQVKVMDFGIARALASGATTMTQTSAVIGTAQYLSPEQARGEAVDARSDVYAGGCVLFELLCGHPPFVGDSPVSVAYQHVREAPPTPSDINPDVNPAVDAIVLKALSKNPLNRYQSAGEMRADLLRAAAGRPVLATPVMPVEETAPMAPAAGYQQTQVLGPQTRQQMPARVGDPRKRKSSSWVIATFAALGVLAVIALVAALMLNQRGNAKVQVPSVKGLSQAAAEAEVRKAGLIPVPGDPVKTTTCQKGSVVDQDPPANSELEKNRNVTLSVCTGPGTVTIPPGLVNSQFKNVESQLEALGLKVDDTKVDNAAPEGTVVDVSPNEGTDVPPGSTVKVQVSRGNLNEVPDVRGYTKEQATKQLENAGYKVKVRDGDEVPASEAGKVADQSPKAGTKLPKGERVTIEVTVPLPEPSDSPSVTPSGPTPTGTPTAPGGGGGLPFPTTPPARLPVD; encoded by the coding sequence ATGACAGCGCAGGCCCGCCTGCTCGGTGGCAGGTACCAGGTCGGCGAGCTGCTCGGCTACGGCGGCATGGCAGAGGTGCACCGCGGCCGCGATCTCCGGCTCGGTCGGGACGTCGCGATCAAGATGCTCCGGGCCGACCTGGCCCGGGACGCCACGTTCCAGATGCGGTTCCGCCGGGAGGCGCAGAACGCCGCCTCGCTCAACCACCCGGCCATCGTCGCCGTCTACGACACCGGTGAGGAGACCGGGCCGACCGGCGAGACGCTGCCGTTCATCGTGATGGAGTTCGTCAACGGGCGCACCCTCAAGGAGGTGCTGGGCGCCGAGGGGCGGCTCCAGCCGCGCCGGGCGCTGGAGATCTGCGCCGACATGTGCGCGGCGCTGGAGTTCAGCCACCGGCACGGCATCATCCACCGGGACATCAAGCCGGGCAACGTGATGCTCACCCAGACCGGCCAGGTCAAGGTGATGGACTTCGGCATCGCCCGGGCGCTGGCCAGTGGCGCCACCACGATGACCCAGACCAGCGCCGTCATCGGCACCGCGCAGTATCTTTCGCCGGAGCAGGCGCGCGGTGAGGCCGTCGACGCCCGCTCCGACGTGTACGCGGGCGGCTGCGTCCTGTTCGAGCTGCTCTGCGGGCACCCGCCGTTCGTCGGGGACAGCCCGGTCAGCGTCGCGTACCAGCACGTGCGGGAGGCGCCGCCGACGCCGAGCGACATCAACCCGGACGTCAACCCGGCGGTCGACGCGATCGTGCTGAAGGCGCTGTCGAAGAACCCGCTCAACCGCTACCAGAGCGCCGGCGAGATGCGCGCCGACCTGCTCCGCGCCGCCGCCGGTCGCCCCGTGCTGGCCACCCCGGTGATGCCGGTGGAGGAGACCGCGCCGATGGCTCCGGCCGCCGGCTATCAGCAGACCCAGGTGCTGGGTCCGCAGACCCGCCAGCAGATGCCGGCCCGGGTCGGCGACCCGCGCAAGCGGAAGAGTTCGTCCTGGGTGATCGCCACGTTCGCCGCACTGGGCGTGCTGGCGGTGATCGCCCTGGTCGCCGCCCTGATGCTCAACCAGCGCGGCAACGCAAAGGTCCAGGTGCCGTCGGTCAAGGGGTTGTCCCAGGCCGCAGCGGAGGCGGAGGTCCGCAAGGCCGGGTTGATCCCGGTGCCCGGCGACCCGGTCAAGACGACCACCTGCCAGAAGGGCAGCGTGGTCGACCAGGACCCGCCGGCGAACTCCGAGCTGGAGAAGAACCGGAACGTCACCCTCTCGGTCTGCACCGGACCGGGTACGGTCACCATCCCGCCCGGGCTGGTGAACTCGCAGTTCAAGAACGTCGAGTCGCAGCTCGAAGCCCTGGGACTCAAGGTCGACGACACCAAGGTCGACAATGCTGCGCCGGAGGGCACGGTCGTCGACGTCAGCCCCAACGAGGGAACCGACGTCCCTCCCGGCAGCACCGTCAAGGTGCAGGTCTCGCGCGGCAACCTCAACGAGGTCCCGGACGTGCGGGGTTACACCAAGGAACAGGCGACCAAGCAGTTGGAGAACGCCGGCTACAAGGTGAAGGTCCGCGACGGCGACGAGGTGCCGGCGAGCGAGGCCGGCAAGGTGGCCGACCAGTCCCCGAAGGCGGGCACGAAGCTGCCCAAGGGTGAGCGGGTGACCATCGAGGTGACCGTGCCCTTGCCGGAGCCGTCCGACTCGCCGAGCGTCACGCCGTCCGGCCCGACTCCCACCGGCACGCCGACCGCCCCCGGCGGTGGTGGCGGCCTGCCGTTCCCGACCACCCCGCCGGCCAGGCTCCCGGTCGACTGA
- a CDS encoding serine/threonine-protein kinase, with the protein MLSPGVQLGNRYRLDERIASGGMGDVWRGTDQVLGRTVAVKSLLPALLDEPGFAERFRGEARTMATINHPGVVDVYDFGSDQHIAFLVMEYVEGDALSSTLSRVGRLTPARTMALLAQAADALHAAHEKGIVHRDVKPGNLLVRPNGTLVLTDFGIARSDLVGQLTAAGSVLGTASYISPEQATGAVATPASDVYALGVVAYQCLAGRRPFEGDNPLEIAMKHVRDTPRPLPGDIPPQVRAIVERALAKDPAARWPSAAALAGVARQAKVALSQQARAGHSGPISGVPASPAAPTARAQVPTAARPQARPPVAPPAARPPVAQPPRPPMAARPPAVAPRPTAVTPVAPQQHRPPMAPQQPIAPRGAAVVPPRQHNPLGYARPVAAPVPPAPRRSRSGLWLVAILLGVLVVLCSGVISYSVKKGNASGEPGVSAPRDVDSGALRAQGGDDPVPASYRRMVRLQPDGGETTTSEGRETR; encoded by the coding sequence ATGCTCAGCCCCGGGGTGCAGCTCGGAAACCGCTACCGCCTCGACGAGCGGATCGCCAGCGGTGGCATGGGCGACGTCTGGCGCGGCACCGACCAGGTGCTGGGCCGTACGGTCGCGGTGAAGAGCCTGCTCCCGGCGCTGCTCGACGAGCCGGGCTTCGCCGAGCGGTTCCGCGGCGAGGCACGGACCATGGCCACCATCAACCACCCCGGCGTGGTCGACGTCTACGACTTCGGCAGCGACCAGCACATCGCCTTCCTGGTCATGGAGTACGTCGAGGGCGACGCCCTGTCGTCGACCCTGAGCCGGGTCGGCCGGCTCACCCCGGCCCGCACGATGGCCCTGCTCGCGCAGGCCGCCGACGCGCTGCACGCCGCCCACGAGAAGGGCATCGTGCACCGCGACGTGAAGCCGGGCAACCTGCTGGTCCGGCCGAACGGCACGCTGGTGCTCACCGACTTCGGCATCGCCCGCTCCGACCTGGTCGGCCAGCTCACCGCCGCCGGCTCGGTGCTCGGCACCGCGTCGTACATCTCGCCGGAGCAGGCCACCGGCGCGGTCGCCACCCCCGCCTCGGACGTCTACGCCCTCGGCGTGGTCGCCTACCAGTGCCTCGCCGGCCGCCGTCCCTTCGAGGGCGACAACCCGCTGGAAATCGCCATGAAGCACGTCCGGGACACCCCCCGGCCGCTTCCCGGTGACATCCCGCCGCAGGTCAGGGCCATCGTGGAACGCGCCCTGGCGAAGGACCCGGCGGCCCGCTGGCCGAGCGCCGCCGCCCTGGCCGGGGTCGCCCGCCAGGCCAAGGTCGCGCTCTCCCAGCAGGCGCGAGCCGGCCACTCCGGCCCGATCTCGGGCGTACCCGCCTCGCCGGCCGCGCCGACGGCCCGGGCCCAGGTCCCGACGGCCGCCCGACCGCAGGCCCGCCCGCCGGTGGCACCGCCGGCGGCCCGCCCGCCGGTCGCCCAGCCGCCCCGCCCGCCCATGGCCGCGCGCCCGCCGGCCGTGGCTCCCCGGCCGACCGCGGTGACGCCGGTCGCGCCGCAGCAGCACCGGCCGCCGATGGCGCCGCAGCAGCCGATCGCACCGCGCGGAGCGGCGGTCGTGCCGCCCCGCCAGCACAACCCCCTCGGGTACGCCCGGCCGGTGGCCGCCCCCGTTCCGCCGGCTCCCCGTCGTTCCAGGTCAGGGCTGTGGCTGGTCGCCATCCTGCTGGGCGTGCTGGTCGTGCTCTGCTCCGGCGTGATTTCCTACAGCGTGAAGAAGGGCAACGCGTCCGGTGAACCCGGCGTGTCGGCCCCGCGGGACGTCGACTCCGGCGCGCTGCGGGCCCAGGGGGGCGACGATCCGGTCCCGGCGTCGTACCGTCGGATGGTACGGCTCCAGCCGGATGGCGGCGAGACGACGACGAGCGAAGGACGAGAGACGCGATGA
- a CDS encoding peptidoglycan D,D-transpeptidase FtsI family protein: MNAPLRRVGVVVMILFGLLFANLNWIQAYKADEYRNSDYNGRVQVAEYERKRGNIEAGGTALATSKETGGKLRFQRTYPGGEKYAHVLGYKPVNLADTGIEKIENDFLAGTSDQLIANRVKDMFTGDETGGGNVLLTLSKRAQETAYKQLTDNQVGATKGAAIAIDPRTGAVQALVSMPSFDPNPLASHDTTVAETAYNKLDKDPAGPLKNRALSETLPPGSTFKIVVAAAALESGITKTTQIPAGSSYTPPTSGQPIRNAAPSICPEPQVSLIEAVTESCNTGFAQLGVKLGADKIKEKARQFGFEQEDLTVGQLGEGGFGVAASRTGDMAAPGGATDPAALAQSSIGQRDVRMTPLEGALIAGSVANHGKQMRPYLVKQLLAPDRTTSYYTAKDRELRQPISDPVANDLRDMMVSVVENGTGRKAAIDGYTVGGKTGTAQSGPGTPDHGWFIGFAIDKNGNAVSAVCVELEQAGSGGSAEAARIAGRIMQAAIADSGGR, encoded by the coding sequence GTGAACGCACCCCTGCGCCGCGTGGGCGTCGTCGTCATGATCCTGTTCGGTCTGCTCTTCGCGAACCTGAACTGGATCCAGGCCTACAAGGCCGACGAATACCGCAACAGCGACTACAACGGCCGGGTCCAGGTGGCCGAGTACGAGCGCAAGCGCGGCAACATCGAGGCCGGCGGCACGGCACTGGCCACCAGCAAGGAGACCGGCGGCAAGCTGCGGTTCCAGCGCACCTACCCGGGCGGCGAGAAGTACGCCCACGTGCTGGGCTACAAGCCGGTCAACCTCGCCGACACCGGCATCGAGAAGATCGAGAACGACTTCCTCGCCGGCACCAGCGACCAGCTGATCGCCAACCGGGTGAAGGACATGTTCACCGGGGACGAGACCGGCGGCGGCAACGTGCTGCTCACCCTCTCCAAGCGGGCCCAGGAGACGGCGTACAAGCAGCTCACCGACAACCAGGTCGGGGCCACCAAGGGCGCGGCGATCGCGATCGACCCGCGTACCGGGGCGGTTCAGGCGCTGGTCTCGATGCCGAGCTTCGACCCGAACCCGCTGGCCAGCCACGACACCACGGTGGCCGAGACGGCGTACAACAAGCTCGACAAGGACCCGGCCGGGCCGCTGAAGAACCGCGCCCTGTCGGAGACCCTTCCGCCCGGCTCGACCTTCAAGATCGTGGTCGCCGCTGCCGCGCTGGAGAGCGGGATCACCAAGACCACGCAGATCCCGGCGGGTTCCAGCTACACCCCGCCGACCTCCGGCCAGCCGATCCGCAACGCCGCGCCCTCCATCTGCCCGGAACCGCAGGTCAGCCTGATCGAGGCGGTCACCGAGTCCTGCAACACCGGCTTCGCCCAGCTCGGCGTCAAGCTGGGCGCCGACAAGATCAAGGAAAAGGCCCGCCAGTTCGGCTTCGAGCAGGAGGACCTCACCGTCGGGCAGCTCGGCGAGGGCGGCTTCGGCGTGGCGGCCAGCCGGACCGGCGACATGGCGGCCCCCGGCGGTGCCACCGACCCGGCCGCCCTGGCTCAGTCCTCGATCGGCCAGCGGGACGTCCGGATGACCCCGCTGGAGGGCGCGCTGATCGCCGGGTCGGTCGCCAACCACGGCAAGCAGATGCGGCCCTACCTGGTCAAGCAGCTCCTCGCCCCGGACCGCACCACCAGCTACTACACCGCCAAGGACCGGGAGCTGCGCCAGCCGATCAGCGACCCGGTCGCGAACGACCTGCGGGACATGATGGTCAGCGTGGTCGAGAACGGCACCGGGCGGAAGGCGGCGATCGACGGCTACACCGTCGGCGGCAAGACCGGCACCGCCCAGTCCGGCCCGGGCACCCCCGACCACGGCTGGTTCATCGGCTTCGCCATCGACAAGAACGGCAACGCGGTCTCCGCGGTCTGCGTCGAACTGGAGCAGGCCGGCAGCGGTGGCAGCGCCGAGGCCGCCCGGATCGCCGGCCGGATCATGCAGGCGGCCATCGCGGACTCCGGAGGCCGCTGA
- a CDS encoding FtsW/RodA/SpoVE family cell cycle protein, which produces MTAAAVPAASPASTGEQPGVRLARSRRNAELSLLLLAMVLVAAYAATVEANVLDTVTPDFWMPAAALGLVFLGLHLVIRWLAPFADPALLPAVALLNGIGVGFLRRYDLAKAAPADRETLAIFAGTGGRQLAWTLGAVILAAGLLALMRDHRSLSRYAYTLGLAGIVLVMIPAVLPARFSEINNAKLWIRIGGFSIQPGEFAKLALLAFFAYYLVRKREVLSLASRRVLGIDFPRGRDLGPVLVVWMISLLVLVFEKDLGTSLLYFGMFVVTLYIATERVSWLLIGLTLFFGGAYLAYVLGSTVGGPFLNFYDRAQIWLDPFAEPYDRGYQLVQGLLTLGTGGLFGAGPGGGQPTLLPEVQTDFIFAGIGEEIGLFGLSALLVVYLLIVERGLRAALAVRDSFGKLLAGGLAFTLALQVFVIVGGISKLIPLTGQTTPFLSAGGSSLMANWLLIAILLRVSDGARRPVTGGGGPAARPAGAPPEQLHGAPTEVIRP; this is translated from the coding sequence GTGACCGCAGCGGCCGTACCCGCAGCCTCGCCCGCCTCGACGGGCGAGCAGCCCGGCGTACGCCTGGCCCGGTCCCGGCGCAACGCCGAGCTGTCGCTGCTGCTGCTGGCCATGGTGCTGGTGGCGGCGTACGCGGCGACGGTCGAGGCGAACGTGCTGGACACGGTCACCCCGGACTTCTGGATGCCGGCCGCCGCGCTGGGGCTGGTCTTCCTCGGCCTGCACCTGGTGATCCGCTGGCTGGCGCCGTTCGCCGACCCGGCACTGCTGCCGGCGGTGGCCCTGCTCAACGGCATCGGGGTGGGCTTCCTGCGCCGGTACGACCTGGCCAAGGCCGCCCCCGCCGACCGGGAGACGCTGGCGATCTTCGCCGGTACGGGAGGCCGACAGCTGGCCTGGACGCTCGGTGCGGTGATCCTCGCCGCCGGGCTGCTCGCCCTGATGCGGGACCACCGGTCGCTCTCCCGGTACGCGTACACCCTGGGGTTGGCCGGCATCGTGCTGGTGATGATCCCGGCGGTGCTGCCGGCCCGCTTCTCCGAGATCAACAACGCCAAGCTGTGGATCCGGATCGGCGGCTTCTCGATCCAGCCGGGTGAGTTCGCCAAGCTGGCCCTGCTGGCCTTCTTCGCGTACTACCTGGTCCGCAAGCGTGAGGTGCTCTCGCTGGCGAGCCGGCGGGTGCTCGGCATCGACTTCCCGCGCGGACGGGACCTCGGCCCGGTCCTGGTGGTCTGGATGATCAGCCTCCTGGTCCTGGTCTTCGAGAAGGACCTGGGCACCTCGCTGCTCTACTTCGGCATGTTCGTGGTGACCCTCTACATCGCCACCGAACGGGTCAGTTGGTTGCTCATCGGCCTGACGCTCTTCTTCGGCGGCGCCTACCTGGCGTACGTCCTCGGCAGCACGGTCGGCGGTCCGTTCCTCAACTTCTACGACCGCGCGCAGATCTGGCTGGACCCGTTCGCCGAGCCGTACGACCGCGGCTACCAGCTCGTCCAGGGCCTGCTCACGCTCGGCACCGGCGGCCTCTTCGGGGCCGGCCCGGGCGGCGGCCAGCCGACCCTGCTGCCCGAGGTGCAGACCGACTTCATCTTCGCCGGCATCGGCGAGGAGATCGGGCTCTTCGGTCTCTCCGCGCTACTCGTGGTCTATCTGCTGATCGTCGAGCGGGGCCTGCGGGCGGCGCTGGCGGTCCGCGACTCGTTCGGCAAGCTCCTCGCCGGCGGCCTGGCCTTCACCCTGGCCCTCCAGGTCTTCGTGATCGTCGGCGGGATCAGCAAGCTCATTCCGCTGACCGGCCAGACCACCCCGTTCCTCTCGGCCGGTGGTTCGTCGCTGATGGCGAACTGGCTGCTCATCGCGATCCTGCTGCGGGTCTCCGACGGTGCCCGTCGGCCGGTCACCGGCGGCGGTGGCCCGGCGGCCCGCCCGGCCGGTGCCCCGCCCGAGCAGCTGCACGGTGCCCCCACGGAGGTGATCCGGCCGTGA